GCGTTAAACAACCTGGAGCAAACTGCCCTCCGGCGCCATCTGAAAAGTATTTGGGCTGCCAGCGATTAGGATCATAATTAGTATCCACAGGGTTAACTGGAGCGTAATTGGTATAATCGAAATAAGGCTTACCATTGGAACCTTCTTCCTCAGCGTATTGGTTGGAACCATCATTATGGCGAGCGGCAATCACTGCCTTTGCCGCCAGGTTGCCAATCCCTTCCGGAGTATTGGGATCCAGGGAATTATTAGTTGGATCTAAACCTAATTCTACCATAAAGTCGGCGAAAAGAGCCGAGTCAGAATAGTAATATTCACACATAGCGCGGTAGGCCGCATAACTAATGGCAATCTCCTTGTTTTTGGTGATTTGCTCCGCCTCCGGACGACGCTCCACTCCTTCGAGGTATACCGGAATGGCCTCTGCATCATAGCGTGACCAGGCATCGAAGATGGAAGTGAAAATCAAACCCAAATAACGAGAGGTAATGGTAGGGCGGGGCTTAAACTTTTCGGTATCATTCGCAGTGGCAGTAAGGGCCACTTGTCCCCATTTATAAGCTACATTCTCTGCTCCTTTCGGCTCCGCCTTGGTTGGCTCAGGATTTGAATTACAAGAAGATAGAAGAACGATAGAAAAAAGAAGGATAAACTTCTTCATAATTAGGTGGTAAAGTTGGTTGATGCCGCAAATCTAACAATACCCCCTTTACTTCGATTCTATGCACTGGCTCGAATTTGCAATTCGAGTCAGAGCTATTCGAGCCAGTTCCCTAATTTTAAAACCAAATTCGCGCCCATGAAATGGCTCAAAGGCCTCTTAGCAATAGTGCTGGGCCTGCCCCTGCTCATTCTTTTTATTGCACTTTTCGCGCTATTCCTGGAGAATAAAAGCACGTCCTATCTGAAAATTAAGGATCATCCCGAATGGGAAAATCAATCCTGGTGTATTCGCCATGTAAACATTATCCCCATGAACCAGGATACTGTTTTGCTAGATCAAGACCTCATCATTGAGGATGGCATTATCACCGCTATCGGTTCCAATTTGGAGGCCAAAAATCTAAAGGTGATCGATGGCGGAGGCGCCTATCTTAGCCCGGGCTTAATAGACATGCACATGCATCTTTGGGATCGGCATGAGCTGGGTCTTTACCTGGCTAATGGCGTAACCAGTGTTCGCAGTCTCTTGGGAATGCCCTTTCATTTGCAGGTAAAGGATGAAATTGAAGCAGCTGAAATTCTAGGCCCCGACTTCTACACTTCATCTCCCCAGCTTTCTGGCCCGGAAGACGGCGATCCACTTAAGAAGCCAGTTAGTAGCCCGGAGGAAACGCGGGCCTTGATTCAAGATTATCAAAATCAGGGCTACGACTTCATAAAAACCTATAATCTGCTCGAAAAAGACTGCTTCGATGCAGCGATCGCCGAATGCGAGAAATTGAAAATCCCCTTAATCGCCCATCCCAGTTTTAAGGTAGATTATGAGTATCATATGCAGCCAGGCATTAGCAGTGTTGAGCATACTGAAGATATCTTTCAGCAAGCTTTGGACTATCAATACGATCGCGAAAAATTGGATCTGGTGATCGCTGATTATGCCCAATCCCAACAAGCGCATTGCCCTACCCTCACCGTATTTTTCAACCTCTCTGAAATATATCGGCTCCAAGAAGATTTCCTAAAACGAGAGCAAAATCATTATATCAATCCCTTTATCGAATTTGCGGCCGGCGACTATGAGCGTCATATCGCCCATTTGGAGGCAGATAGCAGCGCCGGGGATCGCATTTGGAAACAGCATCAATTCCATTTGAAGATTGTCAAAAAACTGCATGAAGCCGGTGCTTTTATTATTTGCGGCACCGATGCGGGCATTGTAGGCACGGCAGCCGGTTATTCCATTCACCATGAATTGGAATTCTACCGCCAATGCGGGATGACCAATTATGAAGCCTTACGAACCGCCACCTGGAACCCCAGTAAGGTGCATCCACAATTTAAAGATTGCGGGAGTATTGCCATCGGCATGAAAGCCAATTTCATTTTAAGCAGCCAAAATCCATTGGAGCAAATCAGCAGCCTGGAAAAACCCATTTGGGTGATGCAAAAGGGTCGCAAGCTCGAGGCCAAATCCCTATCAGAATTTGAAGCCAAAGCTCACGACCGCTCTAATTTTATTGCCACGGCAGTGCGGGTGCTCAAGTATATGTTTTGGGATAAATAAGAGTTGTGATGCATTTTACAAAATGAAATTCAGTCAATTAATCATATTAGTTTTTAGTTTCATAAGTACTTCCTCTTGCGAACAGAAATCCGAAAAAGAAGTGACTAACTATACCTACTTTAACAAGTCATCTTCAGACTCCACGGCAAAAGAGTTTTTAATTGCAGTTACAGACGAAGAACACCTGCAATACGGCTCCCGAGTAGCTTACTTAAATAAAAAAGGAGACACAATCATTCCGTTTGGCAAGTATGGCTATTTAGGAACTGATACTTTGACCCACTATGCCAATGTGTTCGAATATCCAACTGACACCTCAAGTGGAAGACGGATTGCAATCGACAGAAACCAAAATATCCTGTATGATCTAGTATTCTTCGATAATGGCCCTGACTATTTTCACGAAGGATTAGTTCGAGTAGAAAGAAATGAAAAAATGGGGTTTGCTAACAAATACGGTCAAATCCTTATCCCTTGTGACTATGATTTTGTTTGGTGGTTCGAAAAGGGAAAAGCGAAAGTAACATTTGACGCAAGAGAAATAAGAGACAAATATGATTACCATACCAGAATTGAATCTGAGGAATGGTTTTATATTGACAGAAATGGAAAAAGAATAAAATAAAAAACGACACCACTACAAAGCATATAGCTTCGGCTGCCAGCAAGGTTAAAGCTTTTAACCAATTTGGTTTTCTGGTGGACAGGAAAGCGCATCAAATTGAAAATCAGCGTAGCTAAACCGCCACAAGCCATATGCAAAACGTTGTATGCCATGCGAAAAAAGAGCCTACGCTCGACTGAAATAAAAGTGAATGACTGAAAATATTAATCAAAATCCGGAGCAGAAAGCTCGTGACAACATCGACAAAATGTTGGTTGAGGCTGGTTGGATTGTCCAGTCAAAAAAGAAAGTGGACTTGTATGCTTCGAAAGGAGTTGCTGTACGTGAATACCAAACAGACGTTGGACCTGCCGATTATGTCCTTTTTGTCGACAGAAAGCCAGTTGGTGTAATTGAAGCGAAAAGAGAGGAACAAGGTGAGAAACTGACAGTTGCTGAAGATCAATCAAAAGATTATGCTGAAAGCAAACTTAAATACCTGAATAACGACCCACTTCCATTTGTCTATGAAAGTACGGGAGTATTAACGCGATTCACTGACTACCGAGACCCCAAACCAAGATCGAGACCGATTTTTCATTTCCACCGACCTGAAACTCTGTTGGAATGGTTTGGACAAGTAAAAACGCTCCGAGCTAGACTGAAAGATATTCCTGAATTGGATGAGACAGGGCTGAGACCTGCACAGATTAAGGCAATCCGAAATCTCGAAACATCATTCAAAGACAATCGACCCAAGGCTTTGATTCAAATGGCGACCGGAGCTGGGAAAACCTTTACCGCCTGCACCTTTGTGTATCGTTTGCTAAAGCATGCAGATGCCAAGCGCATTCTGTTTGTGGTGGATACCAAAAACCTGGGCGAACAAGCTGAGCAGGAATTTTTGAAATACCAGCCAACAGACGATAACCGGAAGTTCACGGAACTCTACAACGTACAGCGGCTCAACTCAAGTTACATCGCTTCGGACAGTCAGGTTTGTATTTCTACCATTCAACGCCTCTACTCTATTTTGAAAGGGGAAGAATTGGAAGAATCTGCCGAAGAAGAAAATCCGAACGAGAAAAGTTGGCAATGGCAAAAGAAAGAACCCATGCCAGTGGAGTACAATGCCAAAAACCCGATTGAACAATTTGATTTCGTCATCATTGACGAATGCCACCGCTCCATTTACAATTTGTGGAAACAGGTATTGGATTATTATGATGCTTTTCTCATTGGCTTAACCGCTACCCCTGACAAGCGCACATTCGGTTTCTTCAATGAAAATGTGGTGAGTGAATACACTTATGAAGAATCGGTGGCTGATGGTGTAAATGTGCCCTATGATGTGTTTACCATAGAAACGGAAATAACACAGGCGGGGGCAAAAATCAAAGCGAAGGAGTATGTGGACAAACGGGAAAAGCTGACCCGAAAGAAACGCTGGGAACGACTTGACGAAGATTATGAATACACCTCCAACAAACTGGACAAAGATGTAGTCAATCCAAGCCAGATTCGCCATATCATAAAAGCGTACAAAGAGGCATTGCCGAGTATTTTCCCAGACCGTTTTGATGAAAACGGAGAATTTGAAGTACCTAAAACTCTGGCCTTTGCCAAAACGGATAGTCATGCAGACGACATCATTCAGATTATCCGTGAAGAGTTTGGCGAAGGAAATGACTTTTGCAAAAAGGTGACCTATAAGATTGAGGAAGATCCTAAATCGGTTTTGAACCGTTTCCGCAACTCATGGAATCCACGCATTGCAGTTACCGTAGACATGATAGCTACGGGAACAGATGTAAAGCCATTAGAGGTGCTGCTTTTTATGCGAGACGTGAAAAGCATCAACTACTTTGAACAGATGAAAGGCCGTGGAACCCGAACCATCAATTTTGATGATTTGAAACGGGTGACTCGAACGGCCAAACACACCAAAACTCATTTTGTGATTGTGGATGCCGTGGGCGCCACCAAATCCAAGAAAACGGATAGTCGTCCTTTGGAACGCAAACCCACTACGCCTTTAAAAGACTTGCTTGGTGCAGTAACGATGGGTGTACAAGACGAAGACTTGTTTACTTCATTGGCAAATCGCCTGATTCGATTGGAAAAACAATTGACTGAAGATGAAAAAGCCAAGTACGAAGAACTAACAGAAGGCAAAACACTGAACCAAACTACCAAAGACCTACTCAATGCCTTTGACCCTGATTTGATTCAAAGCAAAACACAAGCTTTGGTCAGTCAGATTCCGGTGCAAGACCGAACTCCTGCTAAGGAGGAAGAATGCCGCAAGCAAGCTCAAAATGAACTGGCGCTTTGTGCGGCCAAGACCTTTACAGGAGAGCTCAATGATTACATTGTAAATGTCCACAGGATACATGACCAGATCATTGACACGGTGAACACCGACAAAATTCTGCGTTCGGAATGGGATAGCTTTACTAAGGACAAAGCTGAAGAAGTGGTTAAAAACTTCAAGGAATACATTGAAGCCAATAAAGATGAAATCACCGCTTTGAGCATTTTCTACGACCAACCTTACCGCAGGCGTGAACTCACTTTTAAGATGATCAAAGACCTGCTTGATAAATTGAAATTGGAAAAACCACTTCTTGCTCCACACTATGTCTGGGAAGCTTACGCACAACTGGAAAAAGTAAAAGGCAACCCGCCTGCCGGACGGGCAGGCAGCCCGAAAAACGACTTAGTGGCTTTGGTTTCCTTAATCCGTAGAGTAACGGGAATTGACCAACAACTCACACCCTACAACACAACGGTGGATAAGAATTTTCAGGATTGGGTATTTGGCAAGCAAGCCGGTGCACTCAAATTTACTGAAGAACAAATGGGGTGGCTCAGAATGCTCAAAGATCATATTGCCAACAGCTTTCATGTGGAAGTGGACGATTTGGACTACACTCCATTTGATGCCCAAGGCGGGAGAGGAAAGATGTACCAGCTTTTTGGCGACAAGATGGACGAAATTATTAACGAACTAAATGAAGTTCTGGCTGCCTGATGAG
The Croceimicrobium hydrocarbonivorans genome window above contains:
- a CDS encoding amidohydrolase family protein; protein product: MKWLKGLLAIVLGLPLLILFIALFALFLENKSTSYLKIKDHPEWENQSWCIRHVNIIPMNQDTVLLDQDLIIEDGIITAIGSNLEAKNLKVIDGGGAYLSPGLIDMHMHLWDRHELGLYLANGVTSVRSLLGMPFHLQVKDEIEAAEILGPDFYTSSPQLSGPEDGDPLKKPVSSPEETRALIQDYQNQGYDFIKTYNLLEKDCFDAAIAECEKLKIPLIAHPSFKVDYEYHMQPGISSVEHTEDIFQQALDYQYDREKLDLVIADYAQSQQAHCPTLTVFFNLSEIYRLQEDFLKREQNHYINPFIEFAAGDYERHIAHLEADSSAGDRIWKQHQFHLKIVKKLHEAGAFIICGTDAGIVGTAAGYSIHHELEFYRQCGMTNYEALRTATWNPSKVHPQFKDCGSIAIGMKANFILSSQNPLEQISSLEKPIWVMQKGRKLEAKSLSEFEAKAHDRSNFIATAVRVLKYMFWDK
- a CDS encoding WG repeat-containing protein, yielding MKFSQLIILVFSFISTSSCEQKSEKEVTNYTYFNKSSSDSTAKEFLIAVTDEEHLQYGSRVAYLNKKGDTIIPFGKYGYLGTDTLTHYANVFEYPTDTSSGRRIAIDRNQNILYDLVFFDNGPDYFHEGLVRVERNEKMGFANKYGQILIPCDYDFVWWFEKGKAKVTFDAREIRDKYDYHTRIESEEWFYIDRNGKRIK
- a CDS encoding type I restriction endonuclease subunit R, with the protein product MTENINQNPEQKARDNIDKMLVEAGWIVQSKKKVDLYASKGVAVREYQTDVGPADYVLFVDRKPVGVIEAKREEQGEKLTVAEDQSKDYAESKLKYLNNDPLPFVYESTGVLTRFTDYRDPKPRSRPIFHFHRPETLLEWFGQVKTLRARLKDIPELDETGLRPAQIKAIRNLETSFKDNRPKALIQMATGAGKTFTACTFVYRLLKHADAKRILFVVDTKNLGEQAEQEFLKYQPTDDNRKFTELYNVQRLNSSYIASDSQVCISTIQRLYSILKGEELEESAEEENPNEKSWQWQKKEPMPVEYNAKNPIEQFDFVIIDECHRSIYNLWKQVLDYYDAFLIGLTATPDKRTFGFFNENVVSEYTYEESVADGVNVPYDVFTIETEITQAGAKIKAKEYVDKREKLTRKKRWERLDEDYEYTSNKLDKDVVNPSQIRHIIKAYKEALPSIFPDRFDENGEFEVPKTLAFAKTDSHADDIIQIIREEFGEGNDFCKKVTYKIEEDPKSVLNRFRNSWNPRIAVTVDMIATGTDVKPLEVLLFMRDVKSINYFEQMKGRGTRTINFDDLKRVTRTAKHTKTHFVIVDAVGATKSKKTDSRPLERKPTTPLKDLLGAVTMGVQDEDLFTSLANRLIRLEKQLTEDEKAKYEELTEGKTLNQTTKDLLNAFDPDLIQSKTQALVSQIPVQDRTPAKEEECRKQAQNELALCAAKTFTGELNDYIVNVHRIHDQIIDTVNTDKILRSEWDSFTKDKAEEVVKNFKEYIEANKDEITALSIFYDQPYRRRELTFKMIKDLLDKLKLEKPLLAPHYVWEAYAQLEKVKGNPPAGRAGSPKNDLVALVSLIRRVTGIDQQLTPYNTTVDKNFQDWVFGKQAGALKFTEEQMGWLRMLKDHIANSFHVEVDDLDYTPFDAQGGRGKMYQLFGDKMDEIINELNEVLAA